A region from the Rosa rugosa chromosome 6, drRosRugo1.1, whole genome shotgun sequence genome encodes:
- the LOC133713376 gene encoding uncharacterized protein LOC133713376, with the protein MWENLKLKFAAPNRQNILQLKSNLQNLRKGSDDIETYLDKVKIARDALETVGVFIDDEDIVVTVLRGLQAEFVAIKTVIRAQFVSCSLGELKTLLKAAEVDIENENQCSIPLTAMLAKNSSQVSSSLGIGSSPATTSLNAHTSTMSSSVAAPTLSTNQPQVQSMIHSSPSSSNILAPQGYAIQAVAVPSVAPVVPPGFTPQAVTSVLSIPTQHFYVPIPALPYGFPSIINPYVLNDNSYGMTGFFAGRGQARFNNNGGNNRFNNGGGFRLPYGGQVGNQVGNATNVGFGFNNTGFNTNEVAIIQGTLQQAILSPVSFAIELVMELEPVDHFQPFSKILVLMVVVLVVSFVARRITQLIGVTTSLDFQINSSKTMSLKLQPCLQPQPMLFNFGLPTLEPLIT; encoded by the coding sequence ATGTGGGAGAACCTAAAGCTAAAGTTTGCTGCTCCTAATAGGCAGAATATACTACAGTTGAAGTCTAATCTTCAAAATTTGAGGAAAGGAAGTGATGACATAGAGACTTATCTGGATAAAGTGAAAATTGCTAGGGATGCACTTGAAACAGTTGGAGTATTCATTGATGATGAGGATATTGTGGTCACGGTTCTTAGAGGTCTTCAAGCTGAATTTGTAGCTATCAAAACAGTAATTCGAGCTCAATTTGTCAGTTGCTCTCTTGGAGAACTTAAGACTCTACTAAAAGCTGCGGAAGTTGATATAGAGAATGAAAATCAGTGCTCCATACCTCTTACTGCAATGTTGGCTAAAAACAGCTCTCAAGTCTCTTCTTCACTTGGAATTGGAAGCAGTCCTGCAACAACTTCACTCAATGCTCATACATCCACAATGTCTTCTTCTGTTGCAGCTCCTACTTTATCCACTAATCAGCCTCAAGTTCAAAGCATGATTCACAGCTCACCATCTAGCTCTAATATTCTTGCACCTCAAGGCTATGCTATTCAAGCTGTTGCTGTTCCATCTGTTGCTCCAGTGGTTCCACCTGGTTTCACCCCTCAAGCAGTCACATCTGTCCTCTCTATTCCAACTCAGCATTTCTATGTTCCTATACCTGCTTTACCCTATGGTTTTCCATCCATTATTAATCCTTATGTTCTGAATGACAATTCTTATGGGATGACTGGGTTCTTTGCTGGAAGAGGTCAGGCAAGATTTAACAACAATGGTGGGAACAACAGGTTTAACAATGGTGGTGGTTTTCGACTTCCATATGGTGGTCAAGTTGGTAACCAAGTTGGAAATGCTACCAATGTTGGCTTTGGCTTCAACAACACTGGTTTTAATACAAATGAAGTGGCAATAATACAAGGAACTTTGCAGCAGGCAATTCTCTCACCTGTCAGCTTTGCAATAGAGTTGGTCATGGAGCTAGAACCTGTCGATCACTTCCAACCTTTCAGCAAGATCCTGGTTTTAATGGTGGTGGTATTGGTTGTCAGTTTTGTGGCAAGAAGAATCACACAGCTGATAGGTGTTACTACATCATTGGATTTCCAAATCAACAGCAGCAAAACAATGAGTCTGAAGCTACAGCCATGCTTGCAGCCACAACCAATGCTCTTCAATTTTGGCTTGCCGACACTGGAGCCACTAATCACATGA